In Pseudomonas poae, a single genomic region encodes these proteins:
- a CDS encoding diguanylate cyclase — MRESPEAFASTAPVHLMDRFPGALLELRDNGQIAHYNLAWAALMDCPGSERNLIDYVHQEDRPLWRQALQELRRRPDTSFNQRLRFVHPSGELRWFDVSLKRGPQGFYLVAGDVTAHKRREIALQASQRSSMSLLDSMPGLIYRGRNNRDWTMEFVSAGCLQLTGYPAERLVDNHEFTYNSLILAEDADYVWREVQYALSRQEPFELNYRIRCADQSIKHVWEKGVGIYADTREVLGIEGAIFERKL; from the coding sequence ATGAGGGAAAGCCCCGAAGCCTTCGCATCGACAGCGCCTGTGCACCTGATGGACCGCTTTCCCGGCGCGCTGCTGGAACTGCGCGACAACGGCCAGATCGCCCATTACAACTTGGCCTGGGCCGCACTGATGGACTGTCCGGGCAGTGAGCGCAACCTGATCGATTATGTGCACCAGGAAGACCGCCCGCTCTGGCGCCAAGCCCTGCAGGAACTGCGGCGCCGCCCCGACACCTCGTTCAACCAACGCTTGCGTTTCGTGCATCCGAGCGGGGAATTGCGTTGGTTTGACGTCAGCCTCAAGCGCGGGCCGCAAGGTTTTTACCTGGTGGCCGGCGACGTCACCGCGCACAAACGCCGTGAAATCGCCTTGCAGGCCAGCCAACGCAGCAGCATGAGCCTGCTGGATAGTATGCCCGGCCTGATCTATCGCGGCCGCAACAACCGCGACTGGACCATGGAATTCGTCAGCGCCGGGTGCCTGCAACTGACCGGCTACCCCGCCGAGCGGCTGGTGGACAATCACGAGTTCACCTACAACAGCCTGATCCTCGCCGAAGATGCCGATTACGTCTGGCGCGAGGTGCAATATGCACTGTCACGCCAGGAGCCATTCGAGCTGAACTACCGGATCCGTTGCGCCGATCAGTCGATCAAGCACGTCTGGGAGAAGGGCGTGGGAATTTATGCCGATACCCGCGAGGTGTTGGGTATCGAAGGGGCGATTTTCGAACGCAAACTTTAA
- a CDS encoding response regulator produces MDCTTLLLIDDHPLFRKGLAQLFGASDDFEVVGQAASGREGINLAVSLTPQQVLLDLHMPGLSGLQVLDELRQLRLECQVVVLTASMDRAELLTALRLGASGYVLKETEPDALLAYMRNCHKGAIVLDSTLIALLADQAPASPCEPLDSGNLTEREGQTLALIAAGMSNKQIGRELGISDGTVKIYVRSLLQKLGLHSRLELAAWVHNGASMKHEERH; encoded by the coding sequence ATGGACTGCACGACCTTATTACTGATCGATGATCACCCTTTGTTTCGTAAAGGCCTGGCGCAGTTATTCGGCGCCAGTGACGACTTCGAAGTGGTGGGCCAGGCGGCCAGCGGCCGCGAGGGTATCAACCTGGCCGTGAGCCTGACGCCGCAGCAGGTGCTGCTGGATTTGCACATGCCCGGCCTTAGCGGCTTGCAGGTGCTGGACGAGCTGCGCCAACTGCGCCTGGAATGCCAGGTGGTGGTGCTCACGGCCTCGATGGACCGCGCCGAATTGCTCACGGCCCTGCGCCTGGGTGCCAGCGGCTATGTGCTCAAGGAAACCGAGCCTGACGCGTTGCTGGCGTATATGCGCAACTGCCACAAAGGGGCCATCGTACTGGACTCGACCTTGATTGCCTTGCTCGCCGACCAAGCGCCCGCGTCGCCATGCGAGCCCCTCGACAGCGGCAACCTCACCGAACGCGAAGGCCAGACCCTGGCCCTGATCGCCGCCGGCATGAGCAATAAACAGATCGGTCGCGAACTGGGCATCAGTGACGGCACAGTGAAAATCTACGTGCGCAGCCTGTTGCAGAAGCTCGGCTTGCATTCGCGGCTGGAACTGGCGGCCTGGGTGCACAACGGGGCGTCGATGAAGCACGAGGAGCGCCACTGA
- a CDS encoding oxidoreductase: MSAALKVHVSAARMLTPVVRELTLVSATGALPAFSPGSHVQVHLPLAEGTVRNAYSLTSDPAHTAHYRIAVRLQEASRGGSQYLHQQVHVGDTLQISPPANLFAPHGTARLHILIAAGIGITPFMAYIAALEQQQADFELHYLYRPGLSDAYLDELQQRLGPRLHRYASRPDLSALLANRPLGSHVYTCGPQSLLDAVAQQAQRCGWPGNRLHAEAFKGAQPGQPFDLHLLRSDRRLRVEAEQSLLEALEHAGVQVPNLCRGGVCGQCITRHTEGAIEHRDSFLSAAEQAEFLMPCVSRGCGPCVSLDL, from the coding sequence ATGAGTGCCGCGCTCAAGGTACACGTCAGCGCCGCCAGGATGCTCACGCCGGTGGTGCGCGAACTCACCCTGGTGTCAGCCACCGGCGCGCTGCCTGCGTTTTCTCCGGGCAGCCATGTGCAGGTGCACCTGCCGCTGGCCGAAGGCACGGTGCGCAATGCTTATTCCCTCACCAGTGACCCGGCGCACACGGCGCACTACCGCATCGCCGTGCGCTTGCAAGAGGCCTCGCGTGGCGGCTCGCAGTACCTGCACCAGCAAGTACACGTGGGCGATACCTTGCAGATCTCACCGCCGGCCAATCTGTTTGCGCCCCACGGCACGGCACGCCTGCACATCCTGATCGCCGCCGGCATCGGCATCACGCCCTTCATGGCGTATATCGCCGCGCTGGAGCAGCAACAGGCCGATTTCGAACTGCACTACCTGTACCGCCCTGGCCTCAGCGATGCCTACCTCGACGAATTGCAACAGCGCCTCGGCCCACGCCTGCATCGCTACGCCAGCCGCCCGGACCTGAGTGCCCTCCTCGCCAACCGGCCATTGGGCAGCCACGTCTACACCTGTGGCCCGCAGTCCCTGCTCGATGCGGTGGCGCAACAGGCCCAGCGTTGTGGCTGGCCGGGCAATCGGCTGCACGCCGAGGCCTTCAAGGGTGCGCAGCCCGGCCAACCGTTCGACTTGCACCTGCTGCGCAGCGACCGGCGCCTGCGGGTCGAGGCCGAACAGAGCCTGCTCGAAGCCCTGGAGCACGCCGGTGTGCAGGTGCCCAACCTGTGCCGTGGCGGGGTTTGCGGCCAGTGCATCACCCGCCACACCGAGGGCGCCATCGAACACCGCGACAGCTTTCTCAGCGCGGCCGAGCAAGCCGAGTTTTTGATGCCCTGCGTCTCACGCGGCTGCGGCCCCTGCGTGTCACTGGACCTATAG
- the purU gene encoding formyltetrahydrofolate deformylase, whose translation MDASSEHYILKITCPAASGIVAAISACLAVQQCYISELAQFDDEFTGQFFMRAVFRFNTGVSDDISALRKGLGDLAGGFDMQWQLFSSRQPTRVLLMVSKFDHCLTDLLYRHRKGEMDMTITAVVSNHLDLRAMAEREGIRFIYLPITKDSKASQEAELMRIVEDTQTDLVVLARYMQILSDGLCQQLSERAINIHHSFLPGFKGAKPYHQAYDRGVKLIGATAHYVTSDLDEGPIIEQEIQRVDHTHLPDSLVAIGRDTETVALSKALKYHLEHRVFINQDKTVIFR comes from the coding sequence ATGGACGCCTCCAGCGAACATTACATCCTCAAAATCACCTGCCCGGCGGCGTCCGGGATCGTTGCGGCGATCAGCGCCTGCCTCGCCGTGCAGCAGTGTTACATCAGCGAGTTGGCACAGTTTGACGACGAGTTCACCGGGCAGTTTTTCATGCGGGCGGTGTTCCGCTTCAACACCGGTGTGAGCGATGATATCAGCGCCCTGCGCAAGGGCCTGGGCGACCTTGCCGGCGGCTTTGACATGCAGTGGCAGTTGTTCAGCTCGCGCCAGCCGACGCGGGTGCTGCTGATGGTGAGCAAGTTCGACCATTGCCTCACCGACCTGCTCTATCGCCACCGCAAGGGCGAAATGGACATGACCATCACCGCCGTGGTTTCCAACCACCTCGACCTGCGCGCCATGGCCGAGCGCGAAGGCATCCGCTTCATCTACCTGCCCATCACCAAAGACAGCAAGGCCAGCCAGGAAGCCGAGCTGATGCGCATCGTCGAAGACACCCAGACCGACCTCGTGGTGCTGGCGCGCTACATGCAGATCCTCTCCGACGGCCTGTGCCAGCAGCTGTCGGAGCGGGCGATCAACATCCATCACTCGTTCCTGCCCGGTTTCAAGGGCGCCAAGCCCTATCACCAAGCCTACGACCGTGGCGTGAAGCTGATCGGCGCCACGGCCCACTACGTCACCAGCGACCTCGACGAAGGCCCGATCATCGAGCAGGAGATCCAGCGCGTGGACCACACCCACCTGCCCGATTCGCTGGTCGCCATCGGCCGCGACACCGAAACCGTAGCCCTTTCCAAAGCCCTGAAATATCACCTGGAACACCGGGTATTCATCAACCAGGACAAGACAGTGATCTTTCGCTGA
- a CDS encoding APC family permease: protein MEATTFEAVPQAASSVGSLHRKIDWRGAFWVASGVPALVLFSIGAIAATVGKPAWIVWIVSILFGFIQAFTYAEIAGLFPHKSGGASVYGAVAWVRYSKLIAPVSVWCNWLAWSPVLSIGSGLAAGYILTALFPADALINTWQLTLLDLGWVKSGLSLRINATFGIGLLILLTVFAVQHGGILRSARLTLVLGVTSLIPLLLVGVVPLFTGDAAQANFLPLYPLAHDAAGQVIDGPWDISGWSLMAGGLFMAAWSTYGFETAVCYTREFKDPKRDTFKAIFYAGLLCILVFTLVPLAFQGSLGLGQLVTPAVLDASGAVVTPAVYSGLLSPAIYSGMGVGQVMADSIGGGKVVANIVLIMLVLATLLAIMTSMSGSSRTLYQASVDGWLPKYLGRTNEHGAPTAAMWTDLSFNLLLLLMSDYVFVLAASNVSYIIFNFLNLNAGWIHRLDRPDWVRPYKAPTLLLAAGGVLSFVNLACMGLGADIWGAGTLVTGLLLALLILPVFCYRHYVQDKGRFPAAMLTDLYIQADDGQRRAGWLPYATLIAGVLVVYGCHQLVA from the coding sequence ATGGAAGCGACTACATTCGAGGCCGTTCCGCAGGCTGCCAGCTCGGTGGGCAGCCTGCACCGCAAGATCGATTGGCGCGGGGCATTCTGGGTTGCCAGCGGCGTGCCCGCGCTGGTGCTGTTTTCCATCGGCGCGATTGCCGCCACCGTGGGCAAGCCGGCGTGGATCGTATGGATCGTGTCGATCCTGTTCGGTTTTATCCAGGCCTTTACCTATGCCGAAATTGCCGGGCTGTTCCCGCATAAATCCGGCGGCGCCTCGGTGTATGGCGCGGTGGCCTGGGTACGCTACAGCAAGCTGATTGCGCCGGTGTCGGTGTGGTGCAACTGGCTGGCCTGGTCGCCGGTGCTGTCCATCGGCTCGGGGCTCGCAGCGGGGTACATCCTCACCGCGCTGTTTCCTGCCGATGCATTGATCAACACCTGGCAACTGACCTTGCTGGACTTGGGCTGGGTCAAGAGCGGGCTGTCGCTGCGCATCAATGCGACCTTCGGCATTGGCCTGCTGATCCTGCTGACGGTGTTTGCCGTGCAGCATGGCGGCATCCTGCGCTCGGCGCGCCTGACCTTGGTGCTCGGCGTCACCTCGTTGATTCCGCTATTGCTGGTGGGCGTGGTGCCGTTGTTTACCGGGGATGCGGCCCAGGCCAACTTCCTGCCGCTGTACCCCTTGGCCCATGATGCGGCTGGGCAAGTCATCGACGGCCCATGGGATATTTCCGGCTGGTCGCTGATGGCCGGCGGGTTGTTCATGGCGGCGTGGTCCACCTACGGTTTCGAAACGGCGGTGTGCTACACACGGGAATTCAAGGACCCCAAGCGTGACACCTTCAAGGCGATCTTCTACGCCGGGTTGTTGTGCATCCTGGTGTTCACGCTGGTGCCGCTGGCATTCCAGGGCAGCCTCGGGCTGGGCCAATTGGTCACCCCGGCGGTGCTCGATGCCAGCGGCGCAGTGGTCACGCCAGCGGTGTACAGCGGCTTGCTGTCGCCGGCGATCTACAGCGGCATGGGCGTTGGCCAGGTAATGGCCGACAGCATCGGCGGCGGCAAGGTGGTGGCCAATATCGTGCTGATCATGCTGGTGCTGGCGACGTTGCTGGCGATCATGACGTCGATGTCCGGTTCGTCGCGCACCCTGTACCAAGCCTCGGTGGATGGCTGGCTGCCCAAGTACCTGGGGCGTACCAACGAACACGGCGCGCCGACGGCGGCGATGTGGACCGACTTGTCGTTCAACCTGCTGCTGTTGCTGATGTCCGACTACGTGTTTGTGCTGGCGGCGTCCAACGTCAGCTACATCATCTTCAACTTCCTCAACCTCAATGCCGGCTGGATCCATCGCCTGGACCGCCCCGACTGGGTGCGCCCGTACAAGGCCCCGACGCTCTTGCTCGCGGCCGGCGGCGTGCTGAGCTTTGTCAACCTGGCCTGCATGGGCCTGGGCGCGGACATCTGGGGCGCGGGCACATTGGTCACCGGCCTGCTGTTGGCACTGCTGATTTTGCCGGTGTTCTGCTACCGCCACTATGTGCAGGACAAGGGCCGCTTCCCCGCCGCCATGCTCACCGACCTGTATATCCAGGCCGATGACGGCCAACGCCGCGCCGGCTGGCTGCCCTATGCCACGCTGATCGCCGGCGTGCTGGTGGTGTACGGCTGCCATCAACTGGTAGCCTGA
- a CDS encoding ammonium transporter translates to MVNRLLAVLAASAFVPLAQAADAPVLNTGSTAWMVTAAVLVLFMCLPGLALFYGGLVRAKNMLSLFTQCFGIAGLVGVLWVIYGYSMVVDTTGMVDGQVTFNSFVGGLSRAFLAGMTPDSLVGDIPEGVFVTFQMTFAIITPALIAGAFAERMKFSAALLFMAIWFTLVYAPVAHMVWGGSGALMHNWGVLDFAGGTAVHINAGVAALAACLILGKRKGYQNTPMPAHNLSLTMVGAAMLWVGWFGFNIGSGGGLSGTSGIVMLNTQLGACAGILGWMFTEWFKVGKPSALGLASGALAGLVGITPACAYVGVGGALAIGLLCGVFCYLSVTVLKRRFGYDDSLDVFGLHGIGGMIGAVLTGVFCVPSMGGLVEGVTMGSQVIAQIKGVLLTTVYCFVVSWIILKVVNALIGLRAHESVEEMGLDMAEHNERAYNH, encoded by the coding sequence ATGGTCAATCGTCTTCTTGCTGTATTGGCGGCCAGTGCATTCGTGCCGTTGGCCCAGGCCGCCGATGCCCCCGTCCTGAACACCGGCAGCACCGCCTGGATGGTCACCGCCGCCGTGCTGGTGTTGTTCATGTGCCTGCCGGGACTCGCGTTGTTCTACGGTGGATTGGTTCGCGCGAAAAACATGCTGTCGTTGTTCACCCAGTGTTTTGGTATCGCAGGACTCGTGGGCGTGCTGTGGGTGATCTACGGCTACAGCATGGTGGTCGACACCACGGGCATGGTTGACGGGCAGGTGACGTTCAACAGTTTTGTCGGTGGTTTGAGCCGTGCCTTTCTGGCGGGCATGACGCCCGACAGCCTGGTGGGGGATATCCCGGAAGGCGTGTTCGTGACCTTCCAGATGACCTTCGCCATCATCACTCCGGCACTCATCGCAGGCGCCTTTGCCGAGCGCATGAAGTTCTCGGCGGCGCTGCTGTTCATGGCCATCTGGTTCACCCTGGTGTACGCACCGGTGGCGCATATGGTGTGGGGCGGCTCGGGGGCCTTGATGCACAACTGGGGCGTGTTGGACTTTGCCGGCGGCACCGCGGTGCACATCAACGCCGGTGTGGCGGCGCTGGCCGCATGCCTGATCCTCGGCAAGCGCAAGGGATACCAGAACACACCAATGCCTGCGCATAACCTGAGCCTGACCATGGTCGGCGCGGCGATGCTGTGGGTCGGCTGGTTTGGCTTCAATATCGGCTCCGGTGGCGGGCTGAGTGGCACCTCGGGCATCGTCATGCTCAACACCCAGTTGGGGGCGTGTGCGGGCATTCTCGGTTGGATGTTCACCGAGTGGTTCAAGGTCGGCAAGCCGAGCGCGTTGGGTTTGGCCAGTGGTGCGCTAGCCGGTTTGGTGGGCATTACCCCGGCCTGCGCCTATGTGGGTGTTGGCGGTGCATTGGCCATCGGCCTGTTGTGCGGGGTGTTCTGCTACCTGAGCGTGACCGTGTTGAAACGCCGTTTTGGCTATGACGACAGCCTCGACGTATTCGGTTTGCACGGCATCGGCGGCATGATCGGCGCAGTTCTGACCGGCGTGTTCTGCGTACCGTCGATGGGTGGGCTGGTGGAAGGCGTGACCATGGGCAGCCAGGTAATCGCACAGATCAAAGGCGTGCTGTTGACCACGGTGTATTGCTTTGTGGTCAGTTGGATCATCCTCAAGGTGGTCAATGCGTTGATCGGCTTGCGTGCCCATGAGTCGGTGGAAGAAATGGGGTTGGACATGGCCGAGCATAACGAGCGGGCCTATAACCACTGA
- the glnT gene encoding type III glutamate--ammonia ligase gives MLPAETQRIIDKHGIKYVLAQFVDIHGAAKTKSVPICGLKTVAEEGAGFAGFAISGMGMEPHGPDFMARGDLATLTPVPWQPGYGRVVCVGHVDGKPHPYDSRYVLQQQVQRLQDKGWTLNTGLEPEFNLMRRDEHGKLQLVDASDNLDKPCYDYKGLSRSRVFLERLTEALQAVDFEVYQIDHEDANGQFEINYTYSDALTSADRFTFFRMAAGEIANDLGMICSFMPKPDPKRAGNGMHFHLSISSAENKNLFFDASDPSGMGLSKLAYHFAAGLLAHGPALCAFAAPTVNSYKRLVVGNSLSGATWAPAFIAFGANNRSAMVRVPYGRLEFRLPDAGCNPYLVSAAIIAAGLDGIDRQLEIDHVCNENLYSLSLEQIAARGIKTLPQSLKEACDALEADPLFAEVLGPQIVGEFIKLKRMEWVEYSRHVSDWEIQRYTEFF, from the coding sequence ATGTTGCCAGCAGAAACCCAGCGCATCATCGACAAGCACGGGATCAAGTACGTGCTTGCTCAGTTTGTGGATATACATGGCGCGGCCAAGACCAAGTCGGTGCCCATCTGCGGGCTGAAGACGGTGGCCGAAGAGGGCGCGGGGTTTGCCGGGTTTGCCATCAGTGGCATGGGCATGGAGCCCCATGGCCCGGACTTCATGGCCCGAGGCGACCTGGCCACGCTGACGCCGGTGCCGTGGCAGCCGGGCTACGGGCGCGTGGTGTGTGTCGGCCACGTGGACGGCAAGCCCCATCCCTATGACAGCCGCTACGTGCTGCAACAACAGGTGCAGCGCCTGCAGGACAAGGGCTGGACCCTGAACACCGGCCTGGAGCCCGAGTTCAACCTGATGCGCCGCGACGAGCACGGCAAGCTGCAACTGGTGGACGCCAGCGATAACCTCGACAAGCCTTGCTACGACTACAAGGGCCTGTCGCGTTCACGGGTATTTTTGGAGCGCCTGACCGAGGCCTTGCAGGCGGTGGACTTCGAGGTCTACCAAATCGACCACGAAGACGCCAACGGCCAGTTCGAGATCAACTACACCTACAGCGACGCGCTGACCTCGGCCGATCGCTTCACCTTCTTCCGCATGGCCGCCGGCGAGATCGCCAATGACCTGGGCATGATCTGCTCGTTCATGCCCAAGCCGGACCCGAAGCGCGCCGGCAACGGCATGCACTTTCACCTGTCCATCAGCAGCGCAGAGAACAAGAACCTGTTCTTTGATGCCAGCGACCCTAGCGGCATGGGCCTGTCCAAACTGGCTTACCACTTTGCCGCCGGTTTGCTCGCCCATGGCCCGGCGCTGTGTGCCTTCGCCGCGCCCACGGTCAACTCCTACAAGCGCCTGGTGGTCGGTAACTCACTATCCGGTGCCACCTGGGCCCCGGCCTTTATCGCCTTCGGCGCCAACAACCGTTCGGCCATGGTGCGAGTGCCCTATGGCCGCCTGGAGTTCCGCCTGCCGGACGCCGGCTGCAACCCCTACCTGGTCAGCGCCGCGATCATCGCCGCCGGGCTGGACGGCATCGATCGCCAGTTGGAAATCGACCACGTCTGCAACGAAAACCTCTACAGCCTGAGCCTTGAGCAGATCGCCGCGCGCGGCATCAAGACGCTGCCCCAATCCCTCAAGGAAGCCTGCGACGCGCTGGAAGCCGACCCGTTGTTCGCCGAGGTGCTGGGCCCGCAGATCGTGGGCGAGTTCATCAAGCTCAAGCGCATGGAGTGGGTGGAATACAGCCGCCATGTGAGCGACTGGGAAATCCAGCGCTACACCGAATTTTTCTGA
- a CDS encoding helix-turn-helix domain-containing protein: MPTETAPRLKLEQYLGLQIKRQRQAQDLKLSDVAKIADISQGMLSKIENAQVSTSLDTLSRLCDVLGLPLSKLFSEYDQQDGSALLVKADQGMEVVRRGTEKGHTYHLLNHTRGPKKSFEAYMVSMDDASEEFPTFSHPGTEFLHLLEGELIYRHGNQLYRMEAGDSLTFEGEVPHGPEQLVQVPIRLLSIMNYGADKE, translated from the coding sequence ATGCCCACCGAAACCGCTCCACGCCTCAAGCTCGAGCAATACCTGGGCCTGCAGATCAAACGCCAGCGCCAGGCGCAGGACCTCAAGCTGTCCGATGTGGCGAAGATCGCCGACATCAGCCAGGGCATGCTGAGCAAGATCGAAAACGCCCAGGTCTCCACCAGCCTCGACACCTTGAGCCGTTTGTGTGATGTGCTGGGGCTGCCGCTCTCCAAATTGTTCAGTGAATATGACCAGCAGGATGGCAGTGCTTTATTGGTCAAGGCCGACCAGGGCATGGAGGTGGTGCGCCGGGGCACCGAGAAGGGCCACACCTATCACCTGCTCAACCATACGCGCGGGCCGAAGAAGAGTTTCGAGGCGTATATGGTGAGCATGGATGACGCGAGCGAGGAGTTTCCGACGTTCTCTCATCCAGGCACGGAGTTCTTGCACCTGCTGGAGGGAGAGCTGATTTATCGGCATGGCAATCAGCTGTATCGAATGGAGGCCGGGGACAGCCTGACCTTTGAAGGCGAGGTGCCCCATGGGCCGGAACAGCTGGTGCAGGTGCCGATCCGGCTGTTGTCGATCATGAACTACGGGGCTGACAAGGAATAA
- a CDS encoding cytosine permease gives MPQMSRQDPLIENHTVDYVPLAERHGKARDLFTLWFSTNIAPLPIVTGAMVAQVFHLNLMWGLLAIALGHMLGGIVIALASAQGPRMGIPQMVQSRGQFGRYGALLIVFFAALIYIGFFISNIVLAGKSIVGIVPSVPVPASILIGALSATAIGVIGYRFIHSLNRIGTWVMGGALLAGFIYIFAHDLPADFLSRGGFNLAGWLATVSLGVIWQISFSPYTSDYSRYLPADIGITRPFIATYLGATLGTILSFAFGLVAALATPEGTEAMVAVKQATGWLGPILMVLFLLNIISHNALNLYGAVLSIITSIQTFASHWTPSIKVRVVLSGVVLIGCCLVALGASANFISQFIGLILALLLVLVPWASINLIDFYIIKRGHYDIASIFQADGGIYGRFNLHAIVAYFIGILVQLPFANTSLYVGPYANLVEGADLSWLVGLVVTCPLYYCLATRQKTQESRAVKLSYTD, from the coding sequence ATGCCCCAGATGTCACGGCAAGACCCCCTGATCGAGAATCACACGGTCGATTACGTTCCCCTCGCAGAGCGCCATGGAAAGGCCCGCGACCTGTTCACCTTATGGTTCAGCACCAACATTGCGCCGCTGCCTATCGTCACCGGCGCGATGGTGGCCCAGGTGTTTCACCTCAACCTGATGTGGGGGCTGCTGGCGATTGCCCTCGGGCACATGCTCGGCGGTATCGTGATTGCCCTCGCGTCAGCCCAGGGCCCGCGCATGGGCATTCCGCAGATGGTGCAGAGCAGGGGGCAGTTCGGGCGGTATGGCGCGCTGCTGATCGTGTTCTTCGCGGCGCTGATCTACATCGGCTTTTTCATTTCCAATATCGTGCTGGCGGGCAAGTCCATCGTCGGCATCGTGCCATCGGTGCCGGTACCGGCGAGCATCCTGATCGGCGCCCTCAGCGCCACCGCCATCGGTGTGATCGGCTACCGCTTTATCCATAGCCTGAACCGCATCGGCACCTGGGTGATGGGCGGCGCGTTGCTCGCAGGGTTCATCTACATCTTCGCCCACGACTTGCCGGCGGATTTCCTCAGCCGTGGTGGTTTCAACCTGGCGGGCTGGCTGGCTACCGTGTCCCTTGGGGTGATCTGGCAGATCAGCTTCTCACCCTACACCAGCGACTACTCGCGCTACCTGCCGGCGGATATCGGCATCACCCGACCGTTTATTGCCACCTACCTCGGCGCCACCCTCGGCACCATTTTGTCGTTTGCCTTTGGCCTGGTGGCCGCGTTGGCCACGCCCGAAGGCACCGAAGCGATGGTTGCGGTCAAGCAGGCCACCGGTTGGTTGGGGCCGATCCTGATGGTGCTGTTCCTGCTCAATATCATCAGCCACAACGCCCTGAATCTGTACGGCGCGGTGCTGTCGATCATTACCTCGATCCAAACCTTTGCCAGCCACTGGACCCCAAGCATCAAGGTGCGCGTGGTGCTCTCGGGTGTTGTCCTGATCGGTTGCTGCCTGGTGGCGCTGGGCGCGTCGGCCAACTTCATCTCGCAATTTATCGGCCTGATCCTCGCATTGTTGCTGGTGCTGGTGCCGTGGGCGTCGATCAATCTGATCGACTTCTACATCATCAAGCGCGGCCATTACGACATCGCTTCGATCTTCCAGGCGGATGGCGGCATTTACGGGCGCTTTAACCTGCATGCCATCGTCGCGTATTTCATCGGCATCCTGGTGCAACTGCCGTTCGCCAATACGTCGCTTTACGTGGGCCCGTACGCCAACCTGGTGGAAGGCGCCGACCTGTCGTGGCTGGTGGGGTTGGTGGTGACGTGCCCGTTGTATTACTGCCTGGCGACACGCCAGAAAACGCAGGAGAGCAGGGCGGTGAAGCTGAGTTACACCGACTGA
- a CDS encoding flavin reductase — protein MIDAAIYKQVMGSFPSGVTVITTLDDDGQIVGLTASAFSSLSMDPALVLFCPNYSSDSYPVLIKNKRFAIHVLSGGQQNEAYAFARKGKDKAQGIEWTLSALGNPILANATAVIECELWREYEGGDHAIMVGSVKNLIVPVQNAGPLVYCNGKMGALPVVA, from the coding sequence ATGATCGATGCCGCCATCTACAAACAAGTGATGGGTTCGTTTCCGTCCGGAGTCACCGTGATCACCACCTTGGATGACGACGGGCAAATTGTTGGGTTGACCGCCAGTGCATTCAGCTCGTTGTCCATGGACCCGGCGCTGGTGCTGTTCTGCCCCAACTACAGCTCGGATTCGTACCCGGTGCTGATCAAGAACAAGCGCTTTGCCATCCACGTACTGTCTGGCGGGCAGCAGAACGAAGCCTATGCGTTTGCACGCAAGGGCAAGGACAAGGCGCAAGGCATCGAGTGGACATTGAGTGCATTGGGCAACCCGATCCTGGCGAATGCCACGGCGGTGATCGAGTGCGAGTTGTGGCGTGAATATGAAGGCGGTGATCACGCGATCATGGTGGGCTCGGTGAAAAACCTGATCGTGCCCGTGCAGAACGCCGGGCCGCTGGTGTATTGCAATGGCAAGATGGGCGCGCTGCCTGTGGTGGCCTGA